A stretch of Argiope bruennichi chromosome 10, qqArgBrue1.1, whole genome shotgun sequence DNA encodes these proteins:
- the LOC129987427 gene encoding uncharacterized protein LOC129987427 translates to MISAEYNVSEKLMNNEIIMSKINSCKFCNPEIDNFNILRSYLPEEYEYLVCNFSGDSSHFKTRLRTSGKNQNYAHKWLEDFQMYSKCTMRVERTYPHSGTKNVFKVDLRCQHNTRPRSDKVREKESCKNTDCPAKMGITIKRVVTERKSRSKDPHLPDYPTVIQMDFGHNHAILTPEILKHRSVLPDVKEKILTLFKLGHNPATALDMHKYDLLLEHGENFENICHDRALLPDHQFCYRLFYKIVRKHNGLNDDTCPSLSPDKKPPVPLSSCENSSLLNLNPNDPMQESQDSAANDKRSKKKRKLDSIAVSFKEMSTQLEDVLCKFCESGGFAGMQIIDNQTVMALCTPLMHRVHKLVKHSGDMVFVDSYGEMDEPNCCRVLMLVTYSCIGAIPLGCLVTTSESASSIKAALELWKKILPVGCFYNKTEGPDVFFTNDNEAERQSLKSVFPKSHLLICLSHILQASWTFIWDRKNAIKKDHRSLLFSKIRMLLFSQTVDELEMNFAFVISDNLVKSYALFIDYLKHIYNHKHDWSLAYRRHLLPQAALSSFFWESAMIVLKDPILSRTRNYNPLQIVDFLSRLDTYYERKLIDLANSRFDSVRLSRFLFIELPREAYTITQNSENEYEVHNDTKDTTYQIDIALGMCECRTGKSGAPCKHQLLVYRNFAIPVYDCIPPNTLAEKNLLLHLATGHEIENEPSPDTITKAVQSAMHDPCQAEIIIHELDSCGDNNFFLDDNDACETLNGNGGINHSSVLTQANSSLALQTNSLIQPSHVLEQHPNASLGAQDVVLSQHSLLTQLEHNDHSSLSLNHQINSQLNQHLPDLNPPSIVPNSINQQTSQPPPSPPSCQTLSDPNPDVQSVLDLLNQICAKLKERTSIAPQIFKPALGTFLKNLDNLSADSSLEYALYSFGKFSKSATPLFKRKIVDNKLIGLQSTGTSGDLRRRRSPLKCSKMFKR, encoded by the exons ATGATTTCAGCCGAATATAATGTTTCGGAAAAActtatgaataatgaaataattatgtcCAAAATAAACTCTTGCAAATTTTGTAATCCAGAGATCGACAACTTTAATATTCTGAGG tcttactTACCAGAGGAATATGAATACTTGGTCTGCAATTTTAGTGGAGACAGTTCCCATTTTAAAACAAGGCTTAGAACTAGTGGCAAAAATCAGAATTATGCTCACAAATGGTTGGAAGATTTTCAAATGTATTCAAAGTGTACGATGAGAGTTGAGAGGACATACCCTCATAGTggaacaaaaaatgttttcaaa GTAGATTTGCGATGTCAACATAATACCCGACCTCGTAGTGATAAAGTTAGAGAAAAAGAATCATGTAAGAATACCGACTGTCCTGCCAAAATGGGAATCACAATAAAAAGAGTTGTAACTGAAAGAAAAAGCAG atCTAAAGATCCTCATTTACCTGACTATCCTACTGTCATCCAAATGGATTTTGGACATAATCATGCCATCTTAACACCAGAAATTTTGAAGCATCGCAGTGTCCTCCCAGATGTGAAAGAAAAGattcttactttatttaaattagggCATAATCCAGCTACTGCTCTTGATATGCATAAATATGATTTGCTTCTAGAACATggagagaattttgaaaatatttgccaTGATCGAGCCTTACTTCCTGATCATCAATTCTGTTACAG gTTGTTTTACAAAATTGTTAGAAAACACAATGGACTCAATGATGACACTTGCCCATCATTGAGTCCAGACAAGAAGCCTCCTGTTCCATTGTCTAGTTGTGAAAATTCTTCAttgcttaatttaaatcctaatgaCCCAATGCAAGAAAGTCAAGATTCTGCAGCTAATGACAAGCGAAGTAAGAAAAAACGAAAGCTGGACAGCATTGCTGTAAGTTTCAAAGAAATGTCCACTCAGCTTGAAGATGTACTCTGCAAGTTTTGTGAAAGTGGTGGATTTGCTGGAATGCAAATAATTGACAACCAAACTGTTATGGCACTTTGCACACCTTTGATGCACCGAGTACATAAGCTTGTCAAACATAGTGGTGATATGGTTTTTGTCGATTCTTATGGCGAAATGGATGAGCCTAACTGCTGTCGAGTCCTTATGTTAGTCACTTATAGTTGCATTGGAGCTATACCTCTAGGTTGTCTAGTTACCACATCAGAATCAGCTTCTAGTATAAAAGCTGCCTTAGAGCTTTGGAAAAAGATCCTCCCTGTGGGttgtttttataacaaaactgAAGGACCTGATGTATTCTTTACCAATGACAATGAAGCAGAAAGGCAGAGTCTAAAATCTGTATTTCCTAAATCTCATCTACTTATTTGTTTGTCACACATACTTCAAGCATCTTGGACTTTCATATGGGATAGAAAAAATGCCATCAAAAAAGATCATAGGTCATTGCTGTTTTCAAAAATCAGAATGCTACTGTTCTCGCAGACAGTTGATGAactggagatgaactttgctttTGTGATTAGTGATAACCTTGTAAAATCATATGcattatttatagattatttgaaacatatttataatcataAGCATGATTGGTCTCTTGCATACCGAAGACACTTATTGCCACAAGCAgctctttcttcttttttctggGAGTCAGCCATGATTGTACTGAAAGATCCAATTCTTAGTCGGACACGGAATTACAACCCATTACAAATTGTTGACTTTTTGTCAAGATTGGATACTTACTATGAAAGAAAACTCATTGACCTTGCAAATAGTCGATTTGATTCAGTTAGACTTTCaagatttttgtttattgaattacCTCGAGAAGCATATACTATCACACAGAATTCTGAAAATGAGTATGAGGTTCATAATGATACGAAAGATACAACTTATCAAATAGATATAGCTTTAGGAATGTGTGAATGTAGAACTGGCAAATCTGGTGCCCCTTGTAAACATCAATTATTAGTTTATAGAAACTTTGCTATCCCTGTATATGATTGCATTCCACCAAATACTTTAGCTGAGAAAAATCTTCTGCTTCATTTGGCCACTGGTCATGAGATTGAAAATGAGCCATCTCCAGACACTATTACCAAAGCTGTTCAATCTGCAATGCATGATCCATGCCAAgctgaaataattattcatgaaCTAGATTCATGTggtgataataattttttcctagaTGATAATGATGCCTGTGAAACTTTGAATGGCAATGGTGGCATTAACCATTCAAGTGTATTAACTCAAGCAAATTCCTCTTTAGCTTTGCAGACAAACTCTCTTATCCAGCCAAGTCATGTTTTGGAGCAGCATCCAAATGCCTCTTTAGGTGCTCAAGATGTGGTGCTTTCTCAGCATAGTCTTCTTACTCAGCTAGAACACAATGATCATTCATCATTATCattaaatcatcaaataaattcACAGCTAAATCAGCATCTGCCTGACCTAAATCCCCCATCAATTGTACCTAATTCTATTAATCAACAGACATCACAGCCTCCTCCATCTCCACCATCGTGCCAAACTCTAAGTGACCCCAATCCTGATGTCCAGTCAGTCCTAGATTTACTGAATCAAATTTGtgctaaattaaaagaaagaacttCAATAGCACCTCAAATCTTCAAACCAGCTCTTGgaacttttttaaagaacttaGACAATTTATCTGCAGACTCATCTCTAGAATATGCTCTTTATTCATttggtaaattttcaaaatcagctacacctctttttaaaagaaagattgtGGATAATAAACTCATTGGTTTGCAATCTACAGGAACTTCAGGGGATCTCAGGAGAAGACGTTCTCCTCTTAAATGTTCTAAAATGTTCAAGAGGTAG